A window of the Coprobacter fastidiosus genome harbors these coding sequences:
- a CDS encoding GEVED domain-containing protein — protein sequence MGKNLLIFFLLFLGTLFTGLKAQEYITDNPFETMIRLGSMNVKNPIYQMPSGQAGSAYIVSAITSGNAVRYPLGYTVTSAPDRHFIIVSKATTLVEKERQFDLIIEENVSISGQFVTIYTDWDRDGVFVSQDHSSLSMRDKGFTVSFQVPADAELGKARIRVRLDSSRPSGSDVAVSGGRVYDFVVYVMDKTDREDCYISVSSSDEKLGTAVIETVANIDGRYDKGSSVTVKAGHSSSSANFEGWKVGQDIISRDQTYTFTVNESMHIIAVFSTIEPELSATQTNTEADPVWYQIKNAYTATERADPYIAYDENLTGECTSNLCAERPADISNKFLWRLESVPENKVKIINKISMKQIYGFGGENARIDCFFIEAL from the coding sequence ATGGGAAAAAACTTATTGATATTTTTTTTGTTATTTCTGGGTACTCTGTTTACCGGGTTGAAAGCTCAAGAGTATATAACAGATAATCCTTTTGAGACGATGATTAGGCTGGGTTCTATGAATGTTAAGAACCCGATTTATCAAATGCCTTCTGGTCAGGCCGGGAGTGCATATATCGTTTCTGCTATTACATCCGGAAATGCCGTTCGTTATCCTTTAGGCTATACCGTTACCTCTGCACCTGATAGACATTTTATAATTGTTTCTAAAGCTACTACTTTGGTGGAGAAAGAGCGCCAGTTCGATTTAATTATTGAGGAAAATGTATCTATCTCCGGACAATTTGTTACTATTTATACAGATTGGGATCGTGACGGTGTCTTTGTTAGTCAAGATCACTCCTCTTTAAGTATGAGAGATAAGGGGTTTACTGTTTCTTTTCAAGTTCCTGCTGATGCAGAATTGGGAAAAGCCCGGATACGTGTAAGATTAGACTCGTCCCGGCCTTCAGGATCGGATGTTGCAGTTTCTGGAGGACGTGTGTATGATTTTGTCGTTTATGTTATGGATAAGACTGACCGAGAAGATTGTTATATAAGTGTTTCTTCCAGTGATGAGAAATTAGGTACGGCGGTTATTGAGACAGTTGCTAATATAGATGGCAGGTATGATAAAGGCTCTTCAGTCACGGTGAAGGCCGGACACTCTTCTTCTTCTGCAAATTTTGAAGGGTGGAAAGTTGGACAAGATATTATAAGCCGAGATCAGACATACACCTTTACGGTAAATGAGAGCATGCATATTATTGCTGTTTTTTCTACCATAGAGCCCGAATTATCGGCTACTCAAACAAATACCGAAGCAGATCCGGTATGGTATCAGATCAAAAATGCTTATACGGCTACGGAGCGGGCAGACCCTTATATCGCTTATGATGAAAATCTTACGGGCGAATGTACCTCTAATTTATGTGCCGAACGTCCGGCTGATATAAGCAATAAATTTTTATGGAGGTTAGAATCTGTTCCTGAAAATAAGGTCAAGATTATTAATAAAATCAGTATGAAACAGATTTACGGTTTTGGGGGGGAAAACGCAAGAATTGACTGCTTTTTCATTGAAGCTTTATGA